Below is a genomic region from Raphanus sativus cultivar WK10039 chromosome 4, ASM80110v3, whole genome shotgun sequence.
tcACATTTACTTTTTAGTATGTTCACACGACGAGCTTAGCTAGCAAATCCTTGTGATTGGTTTTGTGCCAATACTGAAAAAGAGGTTgattcttttgtatttttacaCGTAATAAAGGAGTATATAATAGTCATCCCATCaatgaaaaggaaaacaaaaaggTTATTAGAACATACAACAGGCCTACCATTATTCAAATAGTATATACTGATTAAATTTGGAATGTGTACAGCCAAAAATCTGCAGCTAATGGGTGGAGAGATGGCGGTGGATCAGCAGGAAGCTCGCCTTCTCCATTGGCAACGTGGTTATCGGATGTTTTCACTTCTGCCTCAtcaaatattcataaattttcCATATGTTTACTcatattttcttgtatttttcttcttctttttctttggccagtttgatttatgtttgtgtttttatttcccGGGTGTAAATTTTGCATCCTGTTACATTTATATGTTTGATGATTGTACACACTAATGAACATATAAGCGcattgttgatttatatttttgaaggaACTAGTACAAGAGAATGATGATAACCATGTCCATGTGCAATGGAAAGTGGAAACTATAACCCTAAAAGTGGTTATGAAGATATGAGATATCCAACTATTTTTCATAGTTTACTATTCTTGAGAACTCATTTTAGGAATTTGTTATGAAAATGCTCTAAGTTCAAGCATATATAGATTTCATCGCAAATCGGTTATTACAGTTTCAGTTACAACGTAAGATCGTAACGAAATGCGAAAAAAATAGGAGACGTGAGTGTGttagtaaagtttttttttttgaagatgtGTTACTCAGAAAGTTTGCGGATGGCATTTTggtatgttattttttttttaacgctagCATTTTGGTATGTTATGTATAGAGTTTGTTGTAGCCATGTTGCTAATTTCAGTGAGAAAGTGATTGCCATACTCGAGAAATGTCGTCAcaattcatttataaaaaaaaaatacaaccaAGTGGAAGAACTTATCTGATAACTACTAACATATGAACGTATAATGCCCTTTTTTGGTTTGATGATAAATGGTGTATCCTATGAGGATTACATTGATGATGGAGAGATGACGAGAAATGCAAAAACGTCGAATgtaaaaaagaaatgaaaaaataaataaaaaaaggaacAAAAGGAGAAAAGAATATACTAACagaaaaaagcaaaaaagaagATCACATGATAGCTGATAAGCTAACGTGTGCTAGGCCTGGACAGTCTAACCAAATTTAGCAAGCTGAACCAAATTTTTTGGTTATTCGGCTTTGGTTTAATGTTAATCAACATATATTTACGCAACTCTTATCAACAAACAATGAGATCAAATAGATATGATAGTGttctgtttcaaaaaaaagaaactagatGAAACAAATAAGTATTTGGAACTTGAGAGACTTCAAACACAACCAAAATggaaaagaattaaaaaataataataaagattccttctctctcttttgatgTTCTCTTGTATTCTTGTGTACATTAAATATAATGAAGTTGAAATGTAAAAGAACAACAACGTTGTACAGGACTAAACCAATCGCAAACCATATGGGAGTTGTTCTTGATGAGAGGAGTCTTGCTCTTGAGTTAAATGCTTGCGGCAAGCATAAAGCACAGCAGAATGAAAAGCAGATGGGTTGTCTATGAACACAAAATGGCCACCCTGCAAACGTTTTTCGCCAAACAAAATCTCACAttagcatcttcttcttctctatacTTTCCTCTTAACTGTCACAAATCTATTCAGAGACTGACCTGTGGAATACGAATGATTTCGCAAGGGACCTTCATGTGTTTCCTCGCTTCCACTGCGCCTTGATAGTTCATCCAATCATTCATTCCATAGATGAAAGTCGTTGGCACTTTCCACTCTGATGCGCTTTGTAAGAGGGGCTTCCGAGCAAATGCTCCAAATGAGAAGATGTATTTCAAGCACAGCTCTCCACTAGCCTTTGCAGCCAAAGTATGATACAcataatctaaaaaataaaaaaaaataaagcaaacCATCAGTATCATCTATTTAGTCACCATCCTCCAAAGCTTCTATGGAACTTTAAGAGAAAGAATTTGCTCACCGGTAAGCAATCTTGATTCCTCATCTGTTAGCTCAGTTCCTTCTGAATGTGCACCAAATCTTGCACTTGTATACCGGTTTACAAGACCTGGACCCCAAGGACCTAATCCTCTGCACCAGGAACatatatttagaataatatTATAAGAGCATCCTATAGGTGTGAAGATGAAAACACTATAAGAGAATATACCTAACCAGCTTCTGAGGAGTGAAGTTAGACTCCCACAAATGATTCAAGACTGCTCCTTTCCATGTTGCTCTAAACTTAGTGAGCCATTCCGACTTGGGATCTGATTCTGCAGTAAACCCAGCAGACCCCACCAGAACCAAGTGTTGAACATGCTCAGGATGCTGGAAAgttagaaatcatattataagcCACAAACTGTCTGTCACCTTTTACACATCGAGTTACTATACCCCAGGGTCTAGAAATGTCACCTTGAGAGCGTACTTAGCAGCAACATAACCTCCAAAAGAGTGTCCTAATAGAATAAAGTTGCTGAGGTTCTTGGATTTACGCCATTCCTCGAATGAGTCTATAAACCATGCCTCTGTTTCTGCAttaaacaaatcaagaacaaCTCGTGAATCAactccatatatatatatatacaaagccTTGAGTCAATCAAAACTATACCTTCTGTGCTTTTACACGTAAAATCAGGCCTACTTGAACCACCCCACCTATAACAAAAAGAGAGAACTACCTTATCATACAGTCCACAACGAGAATCCTTTGGAAACCAACAAAGAGTGCAAACGATAGGGGAAGTTGGGGTTTGCTTACCCAAGTTGATCAATAGCGATGACCCTAAATCGAGAGGCAAGGGCATCAAAATTACGGAAGAAGAAACCTTGAGAAGCACCGTATCCATGAACCATGACAAGAGTGGGAGAGCCTTCCTTGGCATCAAAGGAGACAGTGTTGATATACCTAGACTCATTGCTAGAAGACCTAAACCACCTGACTTTGGAACCTGGTGGTCCTGAACCAATGTTGACTCGTTCTTGTACATAAGGCGTCCTGAAGATTGTAATTCACCCATCAAAATTAGAAACTTTCAGAATGAAAAATCATAAAGGCCTGATTTTTATGTAATAGGAAACAGAGTAATTAAAACATGagtaatcataaaaaaaaaacagagtaaccattaaaaacagagtaatcatcaaaagaaaaacagagtaatcatcaaaagaaaaacagagtaatcagaggagaatCAAATGTACTTGAGGATGGAGAGAAGACGCTTCTCGGCGGCGATTGTGTAATCGGTGGAGGTTGGTATCCATCGGAGTGAATTGGGTCTCAAGATTTTCCATTTCGACTTCGCCGCGTTCGTAGCAGCCGCCGTAGCGCCAGATGAGTCCCCCGCCGTCTTTGAGGTTTCCTCCGCCATTCTTGACCTGAATCCACAAATCAAGgaatcttagattttttttataatttttttagttaaattcTGAATTTGTCACGAAGACGAAGACGAGAGGTTATGCTGCGATGTCGCGAAGGTATATATTTATAAGCTCTTTGTCTGATGACGACAAACACGTCATTGCTGACGTCATGTCTCTTGCAAAGCAAGACATAGTCACAGATGCTTCCCTGTTGTCGTAATTTTGACTATAAGATTAGGATTGTAATGACAAAAATAACCTAAGATTAGCTACTTTTTATAAATAGCTTTGTTACTAATGCCAAGTATTGTGACCTAAACCGGTTTTACTTAACCGGAACTAATGTTTTGATATCATTCTGGTGTAACTAATTCACTGTGTGTTCAATCATTTGAAATCAAATAAATGTAAACAAAACTCACTCTTGTGTTTTCTCCAGCTAAGAACAAGAGCTTGAATCGATTTTCCAGTGGTTTTAAGTAATAAACCGATGTTTGACATTACATTACAGAGTAGTGGTAGGTGGTTTAAAGCTTCTGCAAAACCCAACAACAGCTAACACAAGATCTAAAAAGTGTTCTCAGTTTTCCAAACAAATCACTGAGAACCAATACTTTAAATCTGAAACATAGTTTTGATTTCTAATCTCACTAAAACCGATTCTAGATTTGTAAAAACGACACCAAGTGAggtcgtttttgttttttagcCTGAGCTTCTACTGCAGCTACTAGTAGTAGTAGTACTAGTACTCGGGTTGTTGGAGACACCAAGACACAGTGCTTCAGCCAATGGTCCACCTGGTGTTGTTGTTGAACAGATCCACGCCGGTCCTTCGTGGCTAATCCACTGGTGCTGGTGGCTTCTTCCCTCACCTTCCtccatgcctcctcctccagccATTGATAGTGTCAGTGAGCTTCCCATTGCTTCGTCTTGTTCCCCTTCTACAAACAACCGCCTCGCCGTCTCTCCTTGGTTTGGACTCAACAGACCCTCCAATGCTCCAAACCTCTGGTCTACTAATGGCTCATTCTGTCTGTAGTTCAGATCATAATCAAATCCTCGTTTGAGCTCTCTGCTTGATCCAACCTTCAGCTGAGCAGTTTCATGGATCTCCTGGTTTAACGTTGCTATTGAGTCGCCTTCTTTCATAAGCCACCTCAATCCACTTCACATATCAACCAATAAGTTTCAATCTTTCAATGTTTTTGACAAGAGTGTTAAGTAAAACACGCACCTATGGTGATGATGATCATAAGAAGAGGAAGCTGGCGGGAGAGTAGTAGTAGTAGAAACCGCAGAGAACTGGCTTAAGGGCTGTCCGTAAAACTGAGGATAAGCTGATGCAGCAAACCGGCTAGTAACGTTCTTAGTGGGACGAGTCTCATTGTGGTGAGATGATGGTGTTTCCACTTGCTTTCTTGAACGAGGACGGCTCTTGTGTGCGTGTCTCTCGCAGTATTTATGATCAGGTACCGCGTTTCTAGAGCATCTCCATTTCTTCCCGTCTGTTCTCTTGCACCTCCACGGCTCCATATCAGCCCTGTTGTTGTTGCTTGCGTTTGAAGCAATAATCCCCAGCTTCAATGAACCTCCTCTCGCCACTGTCACACCCACATAGAAAGATAGCAGATTCATATATACAGCAGATTGTTCCAAAACATGATAACAAGAGATAAAAAAGTGAAAGGTGAGGAGATTATATACCATCTTGATAGTTGTTGTTGGTGTGTGATGGGTTGTTCTTGGAGAAGGGTGTGAGAAGCTCAGAAGGAACAGGAAGAGAAGCCATCATGTACTTGTATATATTCCTCTGTCTCTCAAGCTCCTGCCATTGAGCTTCACTGAAAGCTACACTTTCCTTTCCACTCATGCTTCTTCCCATCTCCTCTGGATTTTTAATATCCACCAATTtcacatcaaaaccaaacattAAACAGAAACATCTTTAATTTAGTTGAGAAGTGATTAAAAAGGAGAGAACTTGAAACCTGAGGAGCTCAAGGTGAAGAAAGGGTCTGCAACAGAAACAGCAGAAGCAGCAGAACCAGCGGAGTTAGAACCAGCGAGGGAGAACATTTCAGAAGTGTTTGAAGCAGAGAACATGGTGTCGCCAACACCACCAGCGGGACAGTGACGGAAGGAAGCAGAGGAAGGCGATGAATATGAATGGTAATGATGAGACGGTAACATAACAACGTCTTTATGAGTGTGTTGTTCTACAACTCCAAAACCCAACCCACCAACAAAATCTTCCTTATTACGTTCTGCTCTTGTTCCCATTACACTAAAACACAAAGACCCA
It encodes:
- the LOC108848390 gene encoding 1-acylglycerol-3-phosphate O-acyltransferase; this encodes MAEETSKTAGDSSGATAAATNAAKSKWKILRPNSLRWIPTSTDYTIAAEKRLLSILKTPYVQERVNIGSGPPGSKVRWFRSSSNESRYINTVSFDAKEGSPTLVMVHGYGASQGFFFRNFDALASRFRVIAIDQLGWGGSSRPDFTCKSTEETEAWFIDSFEEWRKSKNLSNFILLGHSFGGYVAAKYALKHPEHVQHLVLVGSAGFTAESDPKSEWLTKFRATWKGAVLNHLWESNFTPQKLVRGLGPWGPGLVNRYTSARFGAHSEGTELTDEESRLLTDYVYHTLAAKASGELCLKYIFSFGAFARKPLLQSASEWKVPTTFIYGMNDWMNYQGAVEARKHMKVPCEIIRIPQGGHFVFIDNPSAFHSAVLYACRKHLTQEQDSSHQEQLPYGLRLV
- the LOC108848383 gene encoding growth-regulating factor 8-like, coding for MGTRAERNKEDFVGGLGFGVVEQHTHKDVVMLPSHHYHSYSSPSSASFRHCPAGGVGDTMFSASNTSEMFSLAGSNSAGSAASAVSVADPFFTLSSSEEMGRSMSGKESVAFSEAQWQELERQRNIYKYMMASLPVPSELLTPFSKNNPSHTNNNYQDVARGGSLKLGIIASNASNNNRADMEPWRCKRTDGKKWRCSRNAVPDHKYCERHAHKSRPRSRKQVETPSSHHNETRPTKNVTSRFAASAYPQFYGQPLSQFSAVSTTTTLPPASSSYDHHHHSGLRWLMKEGDSIATLNQEIHETAQLKVGSSRELKRGFDYDLNYRQNEPLVDQRFGALEGLLSPNQGETARRLFVEGEQDEAMGSSLTLSMAGGGGMEEGEGRSHQHQWISHEGPAWICSTTTPGGPLAEALCLGVSNNPSTSTTTTSSCSRSSG